From a single Schistosoma mansoni, WGS project CABG00000000 data, supercontig 0144, strain Puerto Rico, whole genome shotgun sequence genomic region:
- a CDS encoding mRNA-export factor tap/nxf-related: MPHGSHRNKSNHYRWRNHGENDRRIDTADEYLRRREHGGKFSSSRKSIISGNNVDMLKRAMNMNLIGGSTASVVTAQNSGLAPGEVWVRITIVHGANHPMMDLQQLITTVVGTQLRFYNTCVEGRNALMHAKVRQKDVQSYRKSLQNLRDPSHSSQLITDITIVPEPRVPSSSDKRNESPNTAPLPETWIEALKQCFVQRYQPTTRSLDLSSLHTDPTLLSQGLYLPLNKQAVVHTLITILKQNQAQLAVLNLSNNRLTHLNAFSPLSSTSTGFIPVSIERIDLSSNPLSSIPVLSGLRDIVGLIELDLTETPLMSKFNPNDKSFAANGFQFSFVARFRDFLESLHWVSKLHTILPTIKRLNGQELPHTVQFAIEQGSDSSKRPPAKPLPQSILGFFPNDEVKIALLSFLKLYLSRYDSKPRGESLLPYYTTISQLVFSVSPENRFPNSQNVSFTARVEVQNGSDQPTTAYLTTSRLNQAYFLRSRNLLRCRDQSRRRDMVVRGSLAIAHFLDELPTTEHQLESLSVDVAFHSGTQMLFTMGGVFYEVSSMGSSSTNSSSQEKSVRKVLRCFTRTMILVAPGGHIVQDDYIVSNPTTSLCKKYITEMATRCKQDSQTSNQQQNVLSSNLSAPEVKENMVIEFSRRTGMNIPFSRQCLEEYEWDTNAALTAFETMNSAGKIPPEAFSV, translated from the exons ATGCCTCACGGGAGTCATCGCAATAAGTCTAATCACTATCGGTGGAGAAATC ATGGAGAAAATGATCGACGAATCGATACCGCGGACGAATATTTACGACGACGCGAACATGGAGGAAAGTTCAGTAGCAGTCGAAAGTCTATAATTTCTGGTAACAATGTGGATATGTTAAAACGTGCTATGAATATGAAT ctTATCGGTGGATCAACAGCTTCTGTTGTCACTGCCCAGAATAGTGGCTTGGCTCCCGGTGAAGTTTGGGTGAGAATCACTATTGTCCATGGCGCTAATCATCCAATGATGGATCTCCAACAGTTGATCACCACTGTTGTTGGGACACAGCTACGGTTCTATAATACTTGTGTTGAAGGAAGAAATGCACTAATGCATGCAAAAGTCAGACAAAAAGAT GTTCAAAGTTACCGCAAATCACTCCAAAATTTACGCGATCCAAGCCACAGTTCACAATTAATTACCGACATAACAATTGTCCCTGAACCCAGAGTCCCTTCTTCGTCTGATAAAAGAAATGAATCACCGAATACCGCTCCTTTGCCAGAAACTTGGATCGAAGCATTAAAGCAGTGTTTTGTTCAGCGTTATCAACCTACTACGCGTAGTTTAGATCTCTCTTCTCTACACACAGATCCAACTCTTTTAAGTCAGGGACTATATTTACCTCTTAACAAACAAGCGGTGGTTCATACTCTAATTACTATCCTGAAACAAAATCAAGCACAG CTTGCTGTTCTCAATCTCTCAAACAATCGACTAACTCATTTGAATGCGTTCTCTCCGTTATCTTCAACGAGTACTGGATTTATTCCGGTGTCTATTGAACGTATAGATCTCAGCTCAAATCCTCTAAGTAGCATACCTGTCCTTTCTGGTCTTCGAGATATCGTTGGTTTGATTGAATTAGACCTTACAGAAACTCCCTTGATGTCAAAATTCAATCCAAACGACAAATCATTTGCAGC AAACGGTTTTCAATTTTCTTTTGTTGCTCGATTTCGGGATTTTTTGGAATCACTGCACTGGGTCAGTAAATTGCATACAATCTTACCAACGATCAAACGTTTA AATGGACAAGAATTACCGCACACTGTACAATTCGCAATTGAGCAAGGTTCGGATTCCTCTAAACGGCCTCCAGCGAAACCGCTTCCACAGTCTATCTTGGGATTTTTTCCAAATGATGAAGTTAAAATAGCTTTGTTGAGTTTTTTAAAATT ATACCTTAGTCGCTATGATTCTAAGCCCCGAGGCGAAAGTTTGCTGCCTTATTATACGACTATTTCCCAACTAGTTTTTTCCGTTTCTCCTGAAAATCGTTTTCCAAATTCACAAAATGTGTCATTCACCGCACGGGTAGAGGTGCAAAATGGTTCTGATCAACCCACTACAGCATATCTTACCACTTCACGATTAAATCAAGCTTACTTTCTACGAAGTCGTAATCTTCTTCGTTGCCGGGACCAAAGTAGACGACGCGACATGGTTGTTCGTGGTAGTTTGGCTATCGCCCATTTTTTGGATGAGCTACCGACTACGGAACATCAACTAGAGTCTTTATCTGTTGACGTCGCCTTTCATTCC GGAACTCAAATGTTGTTTACAATGGGTGGTGTTTTTTACGAGGTTTCTTCGATGGGTTCAAGTTCCACCAACTCAAGCTCACAGGAAAAATCCGTTCGCAAAGTCCTTCGGTGTTTTACTAGAACTATGATACTGGTCGCACCAGGTGGTCATATAGTGCAAGATGATTATATTGTGTCTAATCCAACTACCTCATTGTGTAAG aaatacaTTACTGAAATGGCCACAAGATGCAAACAGGACAGTCAGACATCAAATCAACAGCAAAATGTTCTCAGCTCTAATCTTTCTGCACCTGAAGTGAAAGAAAATATGGTAATTGAATTTAGTCGGCGCACTGGTATGAACATTCCATTTTCAAGACAGTGTTTAGAAGAATATGAATGGGATACTAATGCTGCACTAACTGCTTTCGAAACTATGAATTCGGCTGGTAAAATTCCACCTGAAGCGTTTTCTGTATAA